One window from the genome of Buchnera aphidicola (Macrosiphoniella sanborni) encodes:
- the dnaE gene encoding DNA polymerase III subunit alpha — protein sequence MNEPKFIHLHVHSDYSIINGLSKPEDLVKKAVSLNMPAIAITDYNNLYGVIKFYQIAHKLGVKPIIGITVNFFSNLIKNELTRLTLLAANQEGYKNLILLISHAYQKGYVDNNNVTIEKKWLSEINKGLILLSGGCQGEIGKILIQGKSSLISHCLSFYQRYFPDSYYLELCRTKRENEEKYLNLAVDLSISTDIPVVATNDVCFLNKEDFYIHKIRIAINEGETLKYSKIQNNYSNEQFLKSSQEMCDLFLDFPEALINSVEIAKRCNVFINSGKYFLPQFFTGHTSVQNYLIEKAYKGIKKRLNILYDIKKIEYKNIYNQYKKRLDMELNVINTMGFPGYFLIVMEFIQWAKDNNIPVGPGRGSGAGSLVAYALNITEIDPLSFDLLFERFLNPERVSLPDFDIDFCMEKRDKVIDHVAEIYGRDAVAQIITFGTLTAKAVIRDVGRVLGYPYGFLNKLSKLIPMDPGITLNEAFSQELELSNLYKNNEDVKNLINFSKKLEGVNRNVGKHAGGVVISPTKITDFCPLYCDEKGNNPVTQFDKNDIEYIGLVKFDFLGLRTLTIINHAVEMINIKKKINKQQKININAIPLNETKCFELLKNSETTGIFQLESYGMKDLIKRLQPDCFEDIIALVALFRPGPLQSGMVDNFINRKHGREKISYPDHQWQHELLKPILESTYGIILYQEQVMKIAQVLAGYTLGSADILRRAMSKKNLKDMSKQRVIFEAGAFKNGISKKLSRKIFDLLEKFAGYGFNKSHSVAYALVSYQTLWLKTHYPSEFMAAAMTSDIDNTEKIVVLINEAINMKLNIIPPNINLSNYEFYVNDENSIVYGLGAIKGIGENSAKDIVQERKKNGTFQDLFDFCMRIDFNKFSRRVLEKLIMSGSFDCINKNRNYLLQSINDAIKASKESLRIKHFKQDSLFGVFKDELDQVKENNFVENNFSEKDQLENEYQVLGFYLTGHPINYYIEELKNYVNDLTLSDLKFIKNNKKILVVGIIVSIKFKITKNKNRIAIVILDDNTSRLEVLIFTDLLNSHESLLKLNNILFVHGIFNVKCVYKKFKMTAYNLIDLDEMREKYIKKLNIILNKEKIDTFSLNKLCECLNQQKKGNIPIFISYYNKSTLLNLELHKKWSVKITDDFLYKLQLILGAKQIVLEYNSI from the coding sequence ATGAATGAACCAAAATTTATTCACTTACATGTACATAGTGATTATTCAATTATTAATGGGTTATCAAAACCTGAAGATTTAGTAAAAAAAGCAGTATCTTTAAATATGCCAGCTATTGCAATAACTGATTATAATAATTTATACGGTGTAATTAAATTTTATCAAATAGCTCATAAACTAGGTGTAAAACCTATTATTGGTATTACAGTGAATTTTTTTTCTAATTTAATAAAGAATGAATTAACTAGATTAACTTTGTTAGCTGCAAATCAAGAAGGATATAAAAATTTAATTTTGTTGATTTCTCATGCATATCAAAAAGGATATGTTGATAACAACAATGTAACTATTGAAAAAAAATGGTTATCCGAAATTAATAAAGGATTAATATTACTTTCAGGAGGTTGTCAAGGAGAAATTGGAAAAATTTTAATACAGGGAAAATCATCGCTTATATCTCATTGTTTATCTTTCTATCAAAGATATTTTCCTGATTCTTATTATTTAGAATTATGTCGTACAAAAAGAGAGAACGAAGAAAAATATTTAAATTTAGCAGTAGATTTATCTATCTCTACAGATATTCCTGTTGTTGCTACTAATGATGTTTGTTTTTTAAATAAAGAAGATTTTTATATTCATAAAATTAGAATTGCTATTAATGAAGGTGAAACATTAAAATATTCAAAAATTCAAAATAATTATAGTAATGAGCAATTCTTAAAAAGTTCACAAGAAATGTGCGATCTTTTTTTAGATTTTCCAGAAGCGTTAATTAATAGTGTAGAAATTGCGAAACGCTGTAATGTTTTTATAAATTCTGGGAAATATTTTTTACCACAGTTTTTTACTGGTCATACAAGTGTTCAAAATTATTTAATTGAAAAGGCATATAAAGGTATTAAAAAACGTTTAAATATTTTATATGATATTAAAAAAATAGAATATAAAAATATATATAATCAATATAAAAAACGTTTAGACATGGAATTAAATGTCATTAATACAATGGGTTTTCCGGGATATTTTTTAATTGTTATGGAATTTATACAATGGGCAAAAGATAATAATATCCCAGTAGGTCCTGGAAGAGGTTCTGGAGCAGGTTCTCTTGTCGCATATGCACTAAATATTACTGAAATTGATCCACTATCTTTTGATCTTTTATTTGAGAGATTTCTAAATCCAGAACGTGTTTCATTACCTGATTTTGATATCGATTTTTGTATGGAAAAACGTGATAAAGTAATTGATCATGTTGCAGAGATATATGGTAGAGATGCGGTAGCACAAATTATTACTTTCGGTACTTTAACAGCGAAAGCTGTGATTCGAGATGTCGGTAGAGTTTTAGGATATCCTTATGGTTTTCTTAATAAATTATCTAAATTGATTCCTATGGATCCAGGTATTACTTTAAATGAAGCTTTTTCTCAAGAATTAGAATTATCTAACCTTTATAAAAATAATGAAGATGTAAAAAATTTAATTAATTTTTCTAAAAAACTTGAAGGTGTAAATAGAAATGTTGGTAAACATGCAGGAGGAGTAGTTATTTCACCTACTAAAATTACCGATTTTTGTCCTTTATATTGCGATGAAAAAGGAAATAATCCAGTCACACAATTTGATAAAAATGATATAGAATATATAGGATTAGTTAAATTTGATTTTCTTGGTTTACGTACATTAACTATTATTAATCATGCAGTGGAAATGATTAATATTAAAAAAAAAATTAATAAACAACAAAAAATTAATATTAATGCTATTCCTTTAAATGAAACTAAATGTTTTGAGTTATTAAAAAATTCTGAAACTACTGGTATCTTTCAATTAGAATCTTATGGGATGAAAGATTTAATCAAAAGATTACAACCAGATTGTTTTGAAGATATCATTGCATTAGTAGCTCTTTTTAGACCAGGTCCTTTACAATCAGGTATGGTTGATAATTTTATTAATCGAAAACATGGACGAGAAAAAATTTCTTATCCTGATCATCAATGGCAACACGAATTATTAAAACCTATATTAGAATCAACATATGGTATTATATTATATCAAGAACAAGTTATGAAAATAGCACAAGTATTAGCTGGTTACACATTAGGTAGTGCAGATATTTTAAGACGAGCAATGAGTAAAAAAAATTTAAAAGATATGTCGAAACAAAGAGTGATATTTGAAGCAGGAGCATTTAAAAATGGTATTAGTAAAAAACTATCAAGAAAGATTTTTGATTTATTAGAAAAATTTGCAGGTTATGGATTTAATAAATCTCATTCTGTAGCTTATGCTTTAGTGTCATATCAAACATTGTGGTTAAAAACACATTATCCTTCTGAATTTATGGCTGCGGCTATGACATCTGATATAGATAACACAGAAAAAATTGTTGTTTTGATTAATGAAGCTATTAACATGAAATTGAATATTATACCGCCAAATATTAATTTAAGTAATTATGAATTTTATGTTAATGATGAAAATAGTATAGTATATGGACTTGGAGCTATTAAAGGTATAGGAGAGAATTCAGCGAAAGATATTGTTCAAGAGCGTAAAAAAAATGGTACATTTCAAGATTTGTTTGATTTTTGTATGCGCATAGATTTTAATAAATTTTCTCGTAGAGTATTAGAAAAATTAATTATGTCTGGAAGTTTTGATTGTATAAATAAAAATCGTAATTATTTATTACAATCAATTAATGATGCTATAAAAGCTTCAAAAGAATCTTTAAGAATTAAACATTTTAAGCAAGATAGTCTATTTGGTGTTTTCAAAGATGAGTTAGATCAAGTAAAAGAAAATAATTTTGTTGAAAATAATTTTTCTGAAAAAGACCAGTTAGAAAATGAATATCAAGTCTTAGGTTTTTATCTTACTGGTCATCCTATTAATTATTACATAGAAGAATTAAAAAACTATGTTAATGATTTAACATTATCTGATTTAAAATTTATTAAAAATAATAAAAAAATTTTAGTTGTTGGAATAATAGTGTCTATTAAATTTAAAATTACAAAAAATAAAAATCGTATAGCTATTGTAATATTAGATGATAATACCAGTCGTTTAGAAGTATTAATTTTTACAGATTTATTGAATTCACATGAATCTTTATTAAAATTAAATAATATTTTATTTGTCCATGGTATTTTTAATGTGAAATGTGTATATAAAAAATTTAAGATGACAGCTTATAATTTGATTGATTTAGATGAAATGAGAGAAAAATATATAAAAAAATTAAATATTATATTAAATAAAGAAAAAATAGATACTTTCTCTCTAAATAAGTTATGTGAATGTTTAAATCAACAAAAAAAAGGAAATATTCCTATTTTTATTTCTTATTATAACAAAAGTACATTATTAAATTTAGAATTACATAAAAAATGGTCAGTAAAAATTACTGATGATTTTTTATATAAATTACAACTAATTTTAGGGGCTAAACAAATAGTATTAGAATATAATTCAATATAA